In a single window of the Rattus norvegicus strain BN/NHsdMcwi chromosome 6, GRCr8, whole genome shotgun sequence genome:
- the Syndig1l gene encoding synapse differentiation-inducing gene protein 1-like isoform X1: MESMSELQNPLLPRSPTHLHRPYPYPEAPPGWSCQEKLYSYLLGGAGPAQAHQLLDPGSLQLAVEAWYRPSCLLGRDKVKEPKAGSCETSFTEAREPLVGPAEQRSEPGQAEEDVTIHTVSYGVQEELQGQEDSQEEESDGTSTESECEDAFLTLPPRDHLGLTLFSMLCCFWPLGIAAFYFSQGTSKAISKGDFRLASTTSRRALFLAILSIAVGAGLYVAVVVALAAYMSQNGHG; encoded by the exons ATGGAGAGCATGAGTGAACTACAGAACCCACTGCTGCCAAGAAGCCCCACCCACCTCCACAGACCCTATCCCTACCCGGAGGCTCCACCCGGCTGGTCCTGCCAGGAGAAGCTTTATTCCTACCTCTTAGGAGGTGCTGGTCCCGCCCAAGCCCACCAGCTCCTAGACCCAGGATCCCTGCAACTGGCCGTGGAGGCTTGGTATCGGCCCAGCTGCCTCCTCGGGAGGGACAAGGTCAAGGAGCCCAAAGCAGGCAGCTGTGAGACCAGCTTCACCGAAGCCAGGGAACCCTTAGTGGGGCCTGCAGAGCAGCGCTCGGAGCCTGGTCAAGCTGAGGAGGATGTGACCATCCATACTGTGTCCTATGGGGTTCAAGAGGAGCTGCAGGGCCAGGAGGACAGCCAGGAGGAGGAG AGCGATGGAACCTCGACTGAGAGTGAGTGTGAAGATGCCTTCCTCACCCTGCCTCCCAGGGACCACTTGGGGCTCACACTCTTCTCCATGCTCTgctgcttctggcctctgggcattgctgccttctacttctcccaGGGG ACCAGCAAGGCCATCTCCAAAGGGGACTTCCGCCTGGCCAGCACCACCTCCCGCCGGGCTCTCTTCCTGGCCATACTCTCCATCGCTGTGGGGGCCGGTCTCTATGTGGCTGTGGTGGTAGCTCTGGCTGCTTATATGTCCCAGAATGGCCATGGCTAG
- the Vrtn gene encoding vertnin, whose product MTSRDQLVQQVLRNLQEAVESEGLEGLISAALEAKQVLASFSLPICQKGGPGAQVLEVDSVALSLYPEDAPRNMLPLVCKGEGSLLFEAASMLLWGHTGLSLELRARTVVEMLLHRHYYLQGMIDSKVMLQAVRYSLCSEESPEMTNLSFATLEAIFDADVRATCFPTSFSNVWHLYALASILERNIYSIYPMRNVRIRPYFNRVIMPRRSTHVTSMLHIMWAGQPLTSHLFRHQYFAPVVGLEEVEADGTASLDPAPPNLGPLLPPAKTLELLNREPGLSYSHLCDRTSITKSTFYRWRRQTQEHRQKVATRFSAKHFLQDSYHRGGFVPLQQFLQRFPEISRSTYYAWKHELLGSGANSALVPATPSREAVAVPEVERPPGKMAAEELGCSPLTAAISSPTSLILMQRAKSYLEHCISLNKLVPYRCFKCRFPGISRSTYYNWRRKALRRTPSFKLSPGLETTESLQPTDVGEESLHSLKSEVGEEGAGKAVGEAPLTSRGFTSPRMPLSRWQRRIRRAARKQVQSGRLPFCRFRLRYPSLLPSTFWVWKSLSRGRPRMQAPSLSQRKQKLEERQKPEERQKPEEWQKPEERQKPEEWQKPEERQKPEERQKPVEWQDVEAVRKVTPVVVPSVETLPVAASPEDAPEIAPGGPSREGIVQEAAVVQGQPHSGSLPSQTMVMAPGGSDGQVLVMDVLSATRFKAQAKLFLQKRFQSKTFPSYKEFQALFPLTARSTYYMWKRALYEGLTLVDG is encoded by the coding sequence ATGACTTCTCGGGATCAGCTGGTGCAGCAGGTACTGCGCAATCTGCAGGAGGCAGTGGAGTCCGAGGGCTTGGAGGGTCTCATCAGTGCTGCCCTGGAGGCCAAGCAGGTCCTAGCTTCCTTCAGCCTCCCCATCTGCCAGAAGGGTGGCCCTGGCGCCCAggtgctggaggtggactctgtGGCCTTGAGCCTGTACCCAGAGGATGCTCCTCGGAACATGCTGCCCTTGGTGTGCAAGGGTGAGGGTAGCCTGTTGTTTGAAGCGGCCAGCATGTTGCTGTGGGGGCACACGGGTCTCAGCCTGGAACTGCGGGCTCGCACTGTAGTGGAGATGCTGCTACACCGGCATTATTACCTCCAAGGCATGATCGACTCCAAAGTGATGCTGCAGGCCGTGCGCTACTCCTTGTGCTCTGAGGAGTCCCCCGAGATGACCAACCTGTCTTTTGCCACGCTGGAGGCCATCTTCGACGCTGACGTCAGGGCTACGTGCTTCCCTACTAGCTTCTCCAATGTGTGGCACTTGTACGCCCTTGCTTCCATCCTCGAGCGCAATATCTACTCCATCTACCCCATGCGCAATGTCAGGATCCGACCCTATTTTAACCGTGTTATCATGCCTCGCCGCTCCACCCACGTGACCTCCATGCTGCACATCATGTGGGCTGGTCAGCCCCTCACTAGCCACCTCTTCCGTCATCAGTATTTTGCCCCTGTGGTTGGGCTGGAGGAGGTGGAGGCTGATGGTACTGCTAGCCTGGACCCTGCTCctccaaacctgggtcctctgctacCACCAGCCAAAACCCTGGAGCTGCTCAACCGTGAACCCGGCCTCAGCTACTCCCACCTCTGTGACCGCACCAGCATTACCAAGAGCACCTTTTACCGCTGGCGGCGGCAGACCCAAGAGCACCGGCAGAAGGTGGCCACCCGCTTCTCTGCCAAGCACTTCCTGCAGGACAGCTACCACCGTGGGGGCTTTGTGCCGTTGCAGCAGTTCCTGCAGAGGTTCCCTGAGATATCCCGCTCTACCTACTATGCCTGGAAGCATGAGCTGCTGGGCTCTGGTGCTAACTCAGCCCTGGTCCCAGCCACTCCATCCCGGGAGGCAGTGGCCGTGCCAGAGGTGGAGAGGCCACCAGGGAAGATGGCTGCCGAGGAGCTGGGGTGTTCCCCACTGACAGCAGCAATCTCAAGCCCTACTAGCTTGATCTTAATGCAGCGTGCCAAGTCATACCTAGAGCATTGCATCTCCCTGAACAAACTGGTACCCTATCGCTGCTTCAAATGCCGGTTCCCTGGCATCTCGAGGTCCACCTACTACAACTGGAGGCGGAAAGCCCTCAGGAGGACCCCCAGTTTCAAGCTGTCCCCAGGTCTTGAAACTACTGAGTCTCTCCAGCCAACAGATGTTGGGGAAGAGAGCCTACACTCTTTGaagagtgaggtgggagaggagggggcGGGGAAAGCAGTAGGTGAAGCTCCTCTGACTTCCCGGGGGTTCACATCCCCAAGGATGCCCTTATCTCGCTGGCAGAGACGAATACGCAGGGCTGCCCGCAAGCAGGTGCAAAGTGGGCGCCTACCCTTCTGTCGCTTCCGCCTCCGCTACCCTAGCCTGTTACCTTCTACCTTTTGGGTATGGAAAAGTCTTTCCCGCGGAAGGCCCCGGATGCAGGCTCCTTCTTTGAGCCAAAGGAAGCAAAAGCTGGAGGAAAGGCAGAAGCCCGAGGAAAGGCAGAAACCCGAGGAATGGCAGAAGCCTGAGGAACGCCAGAAGCCCGAGGAATGGCAGAAGCCCGAGGAACGCCAGAAGCCTGAGGAACGCCAGAAGCCTGTTGAATGGCAGGATGTGGAAGCTGTTAGGAAAGTAACGCCTGTGGTAGTTCCTTCAGTGGAAACACTACCAGTGGCTGCTTCTCCAGAAGACGCCCCAGAAATTGCCCCAGGAGGGCCTTCTAGAGAGGGGATCGTTCAAGAGGCAGCTGTGGTGCAGGGCCAGCCCCATAGTGGATCGTTGCCAAGCCAGACTATGGTGATGGCACCAGGTGGCAGTGATGGGCAGGTGCTGGTGATGGACGTGCTTAGCGCCACGAGATTCAAGGCCCAAGCCAAGCTGTTTCTGCAGAAGCGCTTCCAGTCTAAGACTTTCCCCTCCTACAAGGAATTCCAAGCTCTCTTCCCCCTCACTGCCCGCTCCACCTACTACATGTGGAAGCGGGCGCTCTATGAAGGTCTCACGCTGGTTGATGGCTGA